TTGCGCGGCAAGCAACGCGGCAGACAAACCAGCTAAAGCAACACCAACTTTACGAAACATTACTTATCTTCTCCACAAATAGAAGGAACTCCCGAGATGAGCCTGACTTGTTATCAACTTTTCAGATTGACTATTGACTTCATTCTGTCAGCTCAGCATCATACATGACACGAATGTCATGTCTGGTCAATTAAAAACATGACGCCAGTGTCATTTTCGTGTAAATGACACTGTAAACCGCCGAACAGGAGAGTTGAAAAATTCTAATGAATGCAAATATTTACCATATGGAACAGGGCTTTACAGACAGAAGGGCCCTGGAAGAATTAAAGCTTGGAAAACTAAAAAAACAAATCCAGAGAGTGTATGACAACTCTCCATTCCATAAGGAAAGATTTGATCTCGTTGGTTTTCGCCCTGAAATGTTGAAGCGCCCTGAAGATCTGAAAGATGTTCCATTTTTTGACAAAAATCAGGAACGTGCTAGTCAGGCGGAAAGCCAGAAAAAGGGGCTGACTGCCCTTGGAATGCATATCGCATGTGACCCAAGAGATGTTCAGCGGATCAGCTCTACATCAGGCACCACAGGCAACCCGACTTTTACCGGCTACACACAAAACGACAGTGAGGTCACAGCAGAAATTATGCGCCGGGCGATGCCGATCATGAACGCCAAACCCGGTGATATCGTGATGCATGCCTTTGTACTTTCCATGTGGATCGCAGGAGTGCCAGTTGTAGACATAATGCAAATGGCAGGTCTTTGTGTCGTCCCGATTGGCGGCACGAGCGGGGCGGAGCGGTTCGCGATTACTGCAAAATCAGTGATGCCAAAACAATTGAATTGCACTCCTTCATATGCAGTTTGGATGGCCAAAGAGCTTCAAAATAAATATGGTATCGATCCAGCTGAATTTGGTTTTGAAAGGGTTCTACTTGCTGGTGAGCCCGGAGGTTCTATTCAGGAAGTCCGTGAAGAAATCTCAAGACTATGGGGTGGTGTGAAAATTTATGATGGTATTGGCGCCATGCATTCCAGTTTCTTCTCCTCTTTCAATTGCGACCATAACACCGGCCTGCATTTTCTGGCTGAAGACTTTGTCCATCTGGAGCTTATCGACCCGACAACCGGGGAGTTACTCCCTCTCGAAGACGGTGTGAGTGGTGAAGCCGTTTATACTGCTCTTGATAAGGAATGCGCACCAGCCATCCGTTTTCGCTCTGGCGATCGCTTTGCACTTCACCGGGGCCCATGCGCCTGCGGCCGCGACACCCTCAGATACCATGTGGAAGGTCGGACAGACGATATGCTGCTGGTGCGCGGGGTGAATGTTTTTCCCGCCGCTATTAAAGCAATTGTCAGCCGCTTTGGTGATCGTGGCGTCACCAATAACATGCGGGTCGTCCTAACGTCAAAACCACCGGTGCAAGAGCCTCCGCTTGAGATTCGAGTTGAGCTCGGCACAGGCTTGCCTGACGAAACTTCAAAAAACCTAGCCGCCGAAATGTCAGCAGTAATTTCAAAAGAATTACGGTTCAAATGCCAGATTACCTTACAGGCGAGCGGCACACTTGACGCTTTTCAGCAAGACAAGAACCAGAAACAACAAGTTTTCATCAAGGAATATTGAGGCACCCAATGTCAGAAACACAATCAGCAGAAGTTCTGTATGAGGTGCAGGATGGAGTAGCCATTATCACCCTCAATCGTCCTGAAAGGATGAACACATTTAGCAAAATTGTCTTCGCCAGTTTTAACGAAATGATCGCGCGTTTTAAAAAGGATGAAGATGCCGCGGTTTGCGTCATTACGGCAAATGGTGCGGAAGCCTTCAGCGCCGGTTTTGATATCGAGGCTGGCGGCGATCTCCTATCCACGGGCAATTATCAGGATAGCAATCAGTTTGAACTCAACTTTATGCTCGATGATCTTGGCGGAAAACCAGTCATCTGGGCAGGGTTTGGATACTGTGTGGGCCAGGGAATGGCACTGGCTGCATGGGCAGATATTCGCATCGCGACCGCAGATACCCTCTTTTCTCTGCCAGAGGCCAAAATCGGGATTTCCGCTGTCACCCTCCCTATCCTCTTGATGGATCAGATGGGTTTGTCCCAAGCGACTTACTCTCTGCTTTACGGCGGCCATCTGGACGCGGATTGGGGGCTTCGCAGTGGGTTCTTGCATGAAGTGGTTGACCGCGTTGAACTCCTGCCACGGGCCTTGAAAATAGCCAGGGCGATGACACAACAAGCCCCTCTTGCATTACAGGCTCATAAAAAATTACTCTGGGCACAAAGAACAGAGGAACGCCAGGCTGTTTTGGAAAAAGGCTTGGAGTTCAGAAATAAAACCATGTATTCAAAAGACTTCGTTGAGGGCATCAACGCATTTCTTGAGAAACGTCGCCCCACTTTCACTGGAAGCTGATCAAAAACGATGAATGAAAAAGTATCGCTTACCGAATTCTCTGCTCGTAGCTATAT
This region of Sneathiella aquimaris genomic DNA includes:
- a CDS encoding phenylacetate--CoA ligase family protein, translating into MNANIYHMEQGFTDRRALEELKLGKLKKQIQRVYDNSPFHKERFDLVGFRPEMLKRPEDLKDVPFFDKNQERASQAESQKKGLTALGMHIACDPRDVQRISSTSGTTGNPTFTGYTQNDSEVTAEIMRRAMPIMNAKPGDIVMHAFVLSMWIAGVPVVDIMQMAGLCVVPIGGTSGAERFAITAKSVMPKQLNCTPSYAVWMAKELQNKYGIDPAEFGFERVLLAGEPGGSIQEVREEISRLWGGVKIYDGIGAMHSSFFSSFNCDHNTGLHFLAEDFVHLELIDPTTGELLPLEDGVSGEAVYTALDKECAPAIRFRSGDRFALHRGPCACGRDTLRYHVEGRTDDMLLVRGVNVFPAAIKAIVSRFGDRGVTNNMRVVLTSKPPVQEPPLEIRVELGTGLPDETSKNLAAEMSAVISKELRFKCQITLQASGTLDAFQQDKNQKQQVFIKEY
- a CDS encoding enoyl-CoA hydratase/isomerase family protein, yielding MSETQSAEVLYEVQDGVAIITLNRPERMNTFSKIVFASFNEMIARFKKDEDAAVCVITANGAEAFSAGFDIEAGGDLLSTGNYQDSNQFELNFMLDDLGGKPVIWAGFGYCVGQGMALAAWADIRIATADTLFSLPEAKIGISAVTLPILLMDQMGLSQATYSLLYGGHLDADWGLRSGFLHEVVDRVELLPRALKIARAMTQQAPLALQAHKKLLWAQRTEERQAVLEKGLEFRNKTMYSKDFVEGINAFLEKRRPTFTGS